ACGTTCAGTTTTAATCCACAGAATAAATTGCGAACATGACTTAacatatatttatatctatTACTTGAAATAAACTTTTATCGTCTATCCATATAAAAtgtgtgctgtgttttttttgcacgtTTCAGTCAACAAGCAGATCAACGACAAGGAACGCGTGGCCGCCGCCATGGAGAATCCCGACCTCAGGGAGATCGTGGAGCAGTGCGTCGTCGAACCTGACGACTGACTCAACACGCCGCGTGTGTGCGTCtccgtgtatgtgtgtttgcacTCTGCAgatatgcatgtatgtgtgtatagatgtgaaatgtgtgtgtgtgtgtgtctgtagaTGCAGCCATTTTGGCCTAAATTCCCATAATTCCTCGCTGCCGTGGCGATGGGTCGAAAGTGTCTGATTGCTATTCCGCTTTCCTTCCTGGACATAAAAGTTCGCGATTTTCTTTTCCAtggtgacacgcacacacacgcgcaaactCACGCATAAATGCAAATGTCCTGTTTGTGCATTGACTTGCTGTCAGGGAAAGTTTTATTAAAAGCACCGTCAAAGGCGTCTGACTCATTGTGATGACTTCAAGTGGAGTTTGCAGCTTTTGAAAACACCTTTCCTTCGACAAAATAACATTGTACGTCATAGGAAGCCAGGGAGGTCGCagaggatgggggggggggggggggggggggggaaggcagtaaaacaaagaaatatgaATTATACGATTGTACAGCTTTTTGGTTCGTGCAGTACGATTGGGATGAGAACGAACATAATGTGTTCGCTGCCCACGAATGCAAAGCTACGCACAATAAAGTAATTGCGTTGGAGTCGCGCAAAGAATTCTGGGACACAGCCACAGTTTGTCCAAATGGAGTTGCCGTACTCCACCCTGCTGAACTCTTAAGCGCTCTTACTAGTAAGAGTATTAAATAATCCCTCTCGAATGAATACTGGACgcagtgaaagaaagaaagaatgcgACCGTCAGCATGTCGCTGGACTAAAACATCAAATTGGGATTTTGTTGTCGCCTCGATACACGCCGAGCTTTCTCGTCTGCAgctagcttagcttagtttagctcaGCTCGCTAGCCGCTAGCAAAGGGACGCGGTCGTCAGCGACACAAGTCAGTCATCAAGTTGGTGGGGCAAAGCGTTTTGATTACCGTGTGAAAATGTGCACGAGAAAGACAGCGGAGTGGAAGGAGGAACTTTCTGGAACCAAGGAAGGGACGGAGTCGCAACTTCTCCAAGTGGACGCTGTGTTCCGACCGCCTCGAGATGCGCTGCGCGGAGCAGGTTTGTGCACTTCTTACTCTCACTCGTTGAACAACTACTTCCTACAAAATAGAAGTGAAAGTAAGTCTTCATTTGTGaggtgaggaggaggggggggggagtatcGTGGCCGGTGACTGAGGTACCCCAAAGCTCTATTCTCGGGCCTCTCCTCTTCTCCCTTCCTCCACATGAGTCCATCGTCCGAAAAGCAGAGCATCTCTTTTATTTCCATGCGTATGCCAAAATATACATGCCGCTGACGCGAGAAAATGCAAAACCTCTCGTACGgtgcaatgaaaacaaatctgattTGACTACACGTCCTTTGTTTTCAAGGTTAAAAGTCAGAGGTCCTGATGTTTGGGCCAAGGGAAGCTGTCGCACTTCAGGCGAACCCGGAGGTCCCTTGGGTCAACATTTTACCATCTCAAGTCATGTCTGGGAAAATAGAGCACGTGCTGACCCAAACAAAACACATCCATAatggaagaaaacatttttcaacttgTTGGCGCCCCTCCTAAACCGCCGGCCTCACGAACACAATAAAATGGCCTGGTGGGCTGCGGGTGCGCTTACGATGGACAGCGTTACGCCTCTGAGAATGCGCCATCTCGTCTGATCTTAGAAGGGACAAAGGCAAATTCGGGACTATTATGCTTTCATATTTTGCTTTTACTGTACAGTGCCTTTTGTTTCGAAACATGTACCCTGAGTAATTTGAGTTgcaagcttggtcacagaatgaaataaactcacgagtcaaggcaccgctgtatcaACGATAATGCACAGCATCAAAGTCGCAACATGAGACCAGGCTTTAACGAAGCAGATGTGGTTTTTGTCTTCTGGTTTCCTGCAGACGTCAGTGAAGATCTTCGTCCTGAGCAGCAGGAGCCAGAGTCCCCGCTcatgaaagaggaagaggagggggaagcGTTCTTTTGCATTAAAGTggaagatgaggatgaggagcacctcattaaagaggaagagctgCCACAGCCACCGAacattaaagaggaaaaggaagaTGCTCTCACCAAGTTGCCATTGATTCTTGTCCCATTCAAGACTGAGCATGATGAAGGTGAAGCTCAAAGTGAGGAGCGCAaaggggcggagcctccaagcagcagcagcagctcaagtcaacacatgacaacagaaggtgataGAGACCATCGTGGAGGATCACGCACAGAAAGCCTCTTAGCGCCACtgtcagatagtgacgacataaCGTCACAgtctcatgatgatgatgatgatgaacactctcgaggtgatatgacatgtcacgcTCACAACAAACGCTGGGAATGTTCTCggtgtgggaaaacatttagTTCAAAGGGGAATTTGAAAGgacacatgagaacgcacacaggagagaaaccttttgcctgctcagtttgtggtaaaacattttctaaaaagGCACACTTGAAACCacacgcaagaacacacactggggagaaaccatTTGCGTGTCCGGTTTGTGATAAAAGCTTCTCTGTAAAGATAAGTTTAataagacacacaagaacacacgtgggagagaaaacatttgcctgctcagtttgtggtaaaagattctttGAAAAGGCACACATGGAACAACATGCAAGAATAcatactggggagaaaccttttgcctgctcagtttgtggtaaaagatacATTGGGAAGGGAAGCTTAAGAAAACATGCAATAACGCACACTGAAGAAAAAccatttgcctgctcagtttgcggtaaaaAATTCATTGAGAAGCGAAGCTTAAGAAACCAtgcaagaacccacactggcgagaaaccgtTTACCTGCTCAATTTGTGATAAAAGCTTCTCTATAAAGGAAAGTTTAAGACGACACACAAGAAAACATACaggggagaaaccttttccctgttcagtttgtggtaaaagattctctttAAGAGGGAACCTACGAACACActtaagaacacacactggagagaaaccttttagCTGTCCAATTTGTTGTAAAAGATTCTCTTTAAGGGGGAATTTACGAACGCACATCGCAACACACAAGAAACCATTTGCATGTTCAGTTTGTGGGGAAACGTTCACTTTCAAGAGAGATTTAATAGCACACGCAAAAGcacacacaggagagaaaccttttgcctgttcagtttgtgctaaaatattttccattaaGGCAAATTTAACAAGGCATTCAAGAACACATGCTGGGGAGAAACCATTCAGTTGCAATGTGTGCGCTAAAAGATTTTCCAGTAAGAATTATATTAAgaaacacaagtgtgctggtgagaagAGCAGCGATCAATGAATcgatgataaaaataataataattagattGTGCTGAAGCTGATTTTTTGTGTGGTAAGGAAAAGcctgaataaaatacaattcttgAAACTCTGGTAGTGTTCAGTTGCTTTCTAGCTTCTCattcttttttgtcttgtgtttgtCACACGATACTTGAGTTCCAGCATTTATGAATTTATCCATTCACggatatgaatttttttttgcccttgcAAAATACTATCCAGTCTGTATGCTatacccgtgtgtgtgtgtgtgtgtctctctttAATTCAGATGACAAATGGagccaaaataaaaccaaacgAGTTGTCCGCTGAACCACATTGTGTGGGTAGGCCGAGGTTTGAAAGTGCTTCAAATGCTCTTAAAGTGTTTGTGGTTCTATTTTCTAGTATATTTCTGGTTCAAAGTAACTATTGATCTAGATAGGCAATTATAATTACTTATAATGATCGATGTTGCGGCGGTTAGAACCCTTTAAGcagcggatatttgaacacaaatggtgcagcaacaacGTAgtcaggcaatataacaataccccatccatccattttacgtatcgctcatcctcactagagtcgcgggcgtgctggagcctctccctaACAGATGTCTtccggcgagaggcggcgtacaccctgaaccagacatcagccaatcacagagcacatataaacaaacaagcattcacactcacacctacggccaatgtagagtcttcaatcaacctaccacgcatgtttttgggatgtgggaggaacacggggagaacatgcaaaccccagacaggcgtggccgggattgaaccccggtcgtcagaaatgtgaggcagacgtgctaaccagccCTCACCGTACCAcccataacaatactcacaggcatatattctttgtcctctgcGAAACAAAATTACTCCTATTACTGCAGTCTACTTGCAACGTCTTGCCTGTGTTATAACCACCATCAAACGTCTCTCGCCGAACAGTAACTTGTAGATGATGACTCAAAGAGCAATCCAAGTGTGCagtagtgttgttgttgttgatcggtcgcgcctacctgagggcaggagccggaagagccggtgaccgggatgcagagggtccgagaggattttgcacgctctcgtcttagttctggcagcgtgcaagcccTCGAGGGTGGGCAGGGGGTTACCGAcgatcctttcagcagtttggaTTGTCCGCAGCAGTcgggagtttgtcctttttttgtagcagcatcaaaccagactgtgagggaagaacacaggactgagtCGATGACCGCTGTGCAGAACTGCCGCTGCAGCtcccgacattgtcccagatgatcgcactactaactcgtcactttaaaccgcatacatttcttggaagtctcggcgccctttgcgcagTGCAATTTGTGTGTACTTGACAGTGGCGGTCCGAGCTTGAATGGTGCCCTATGCAAGACCCCCCTTGGCACACCACCACCCAAACGCACGCCaattaaaacacacaattgtatcttatcattttatttgaaatataatCAACAAATTAGGATACAGCAACAGCGAAGAATAATGAGAATCAAGGCAAcatacagaaaaagaaaaaaaaaaaactccaaaaacTTTTATATTGTGCAAATCAAATAACACTTAAGAGAACGTTACTGCACCAATTTTATACCCAGCATGATGACTGGCTAAATTGCTCCCCAGATGCAAATGAATATTTCTGATCAACAATTTCAAGATGGTGCCCACCCTCCCCCTTTCCGTTCTCCTCACCCGCACACTCGTCTCTTAACCTCACGCTGAATCGTTACTCTAACCCATGAGTACTTGCGTGTGTTGCTAAATTTGTCTTTCTGTTGAATGTtttcccacaaactgagcaagcaaagggtttctcaccagtgtgtgttcttgtgtgcctTGTTAAATTTGTCTTTTGAGTGAAGCTAAGACCACAAACagaacaggcaaaaggtttttccccagtgtgtgttcttgtgtgtgttgttaaaatCGTAGTTCTAGAGAATCtctgaccgcaaactgagcaagcaaaaggtttcaccccagtgtgtattcttgtgtgtatttttaaatcttcCTTTGtagagaatcttttaccacaaactaagcaggcaaaaggtttctcaccattGTGTCTTCTTTTGTGCCTCGTTAAGTTTGTCTTAATCGAGAATCCtttgccacaaactgagcagacaaaaggtttttctccagtgtgtgttcgtaTGTGTCTTTTCAAATTTGAGTTGTTGTAAAACGTTTtgtcacactgagaacatttcacgCGT
This sequence is a window from Phycodurus eques isolate BA_2022a chromosome 2, UOR_Pequ_1.1, whole genome shotgun sequence. Protein-coding genes within it:
- the LOC133417594 gene encoding gastrula zinc finger protein XlCGF57.1-like isoform X1, encoding MCTRKTAEWKEELSGTKEGTESQLLQVDAVFRPPRDALRGADVSEDLRPEQQEPESPLMKEEEEGEAFFCIKVEDEDEEHLIKEEELPQPPNIKEEKEDALTKLPLILVPFKTEHDEGEAQSEERKGAEPPSSSSSSSQHMTTEGDRDHRGGSRTESLLAPLSDSDDITSQSHDDDDDEHSRGDMTCHAHNKRWECSRCGKTFSSKGNLKGHMRTHTGEKPFACSVCGKTFSKKAHLKPHARTHTGEKPFACPVCDKSFSVKISLIRHTRTHVGEKTFACSVCGKRFFEKAHMEQHARIHTGEKPFACSVCGKRYIGKGSLRKHAITHTEEKPFACSVCGKKFIEKRSLRNHARTHTGEKPFTCSICDKSFSIKESLRRHTRKHTGEKPFPCSVCGKRFSLRGNLRTHLRTHTGEKPFSCPICCKRFSLRGNLRTHIATHKKPFACSVCGETFTFKRDLIAHAKAHTGEKPFACSVCAKIFSIKANLTRHSRTHAGEKPFSCNVCAKRFSSKNYIKKHKCAGEKSSDQ
- the LOC133417594 gene encoding gastrula zinc finger protein XlCGF57.1-like isoform X2; this encodes MRPGFNEADVVFVFWFPADVSEDLRPEQQEPESPLMKEEEEGEAFFCIKVEDEDEEHLIKEEELPQPPNIKEEKEDALTKLPLILVPFKTEHDEGEAQSEERKGAEPPSSSSSSSQHMTTEGDRDHRGGSRTESLLAPLSDSDDITSQSHDDDDDEHSRGDMTCHAHNKRWECSRCGKTFSSKGNLKGHMRTHTGEKPFACSVCGKTFSKKAHLKPHARTHTGEKPFACPVCDKSFSVKISLIRHTRTHVGEKTFACSVCGKRFFEKAHMEQHARIHTGEKPFACSVCGKRYIGKGSLRKHAITHTEEKPFACSVCGKKFIEKRSLRNHARTHTGEKPFTCSICDKSFSIKESLRRHTRKHTGEKPFPCSVCGKRFSLRGNLRTHLRTHTGEKPFSCPICCKRFSLRGNLRTHIATHKKPFACSVCGETFTFKRDLIAHAKAHTGEKPFACSVCAKIFSIKANLTRHSRTHAGEKPFSCNVCAKRFSSKNYIKKHKCAGEKSSDQ
- the LOC133418212 gene encoding oocyte zinc finger protein XlCOF19 isoform X2, translating into MTPSIFTSQYEEELWAREEKEPQDGFLDAVRRQPADGIHTGDVSEDLPSEQQEPEPGHIKKEEPDPTYINEIDESKPPDVKEEEQEVDITNFPLTVIVKSEDDDDDEEGDGDQRGGSQEDGLLAPLSDSDDVMSQTLDTEDDDDDDDDDDEHSKGDMTCHTDSKRVKCSQCDKTFYNNSNLKRHIRTHTGEKPFVCSVCGKGFSIKTNLTRHKRRHNGEKPFACLVCGKRFSTKEDLKIHTRIHTGVKPFACSVCGQRFSRTTILTTHTRTHTGEKPFACSVCGLSFTQKTNLTRHTRTHTGEKPFACSVCGKTFNRKTNLATHASTHGLE
- the LOC133418212 gene encoding oocyte zinc finger protein XlCOF19 isoform X1, producing the protein MTPSIFTSPEYEEELWAREEKEPQDGFLDAVRRQPADGIHTGDVSEDLPSEQQEPEPGHIKKEEPDPTYINEIDESKPPDVKEEEQEVDITNFPLTVIVKSEDDDDDEEGDGDQRGGSQEDGLLAPLSDSDDVMSQTLDTEDDDDDDDDDDEHSKGDMTCHTDSKRVKCSQCDKTFYNNSNLKRHIRTHTGEKPFVCSVCGKGFSIKTNLTRHKRRHNGEKPFACLVCGKRFSTKEDLKIHTRIHTGVKPFACSVCGQRFSRTTILTTHTRTHTGEKPFACSVCGLSFTQKTNLTRHTRTHTGEKPFACSVCGKTFNRKTNLATHASTHGLE